From bacterium, the proteins below share one genomic window:
- a CDS encoding methylamine utilization protein, translating to MRRRGGLGVWVLLAALLTSRQAISGLTVEVSALDGSPVRDAVVSLERIDEASGLVVSSEGPASSSERSGPRAVMDQIDLAFEPHVLAVEAGTWIDFPNSDQVRHSIYSFSAARTFEIKLYRGSEVPPIQFGRAGLAVLGCNIHDDMLAYVYVLETKHFAVTGSDGRARIDGVVAARYRVRVRHPRLEESIVLESERSLGADDHLQLTLPSRPPPRAAPREEHDDDLGDVFGALR from the coding sequence ATGCGCCGACGCGGGGGGCTCGGCGTGTGGGTCCTGCTGGCCGCCCTTCTGACGAGCCGACAGGCGATCTCCGGCCTGACCGTCGAGGTGTCGGCGCTCGACGGGTCGCCAGTACGCGATGCGGTCGTCTCGCTCGAGCGGATCGACGAAGCGAGCGGCCTCGTCGTCTCGAGCGAAGGCCCCGCGTCGTCGTCCGAACGGTCCGGGCCGCGCGCCGTGATGGATCAGATCGACCTCGCCTTCGAGCCGCACGTACTCGCCGTCGAGGCGGGCACATGGATCGACTTTCCGAACAGCGACCAGGTCCGCCACAGCATCTATTCGTTCAGCGCCGCACGCACCTTCGAGATCAAGCTCTACCGCGGCAGCGAAGTGCCTCCGATCCAGTTCGGTCGCGCGGGCCTCGCCGTGCTCGGCTGCAACATTCACGACGACATGCTCGCCTACGTCTACGTCCTCGAGACGAAGCATTTCGCGGTAACCGGGTCGGACGGGCGGGCCCGGATCGACGGGGTCGTCGCTGCTCGCTACCGCGTGCGTGTGCGACACCCTCGCCTCGAGGAGAGCATCGTGCTCGAGTCGGAACGATCGCTCGGCGCGGACGACCACCTCCAGCTGACCCTGCCTTCCCGGCCCCCACCGCGCGCCGCACCGCGTGAGGAGCACGACGACGATCTGGGCGATGTCTTCGGGGCGCTCCGTTGA
- a CDS encoding response regulator — protein MARKINVLLVDDSRTVLAQLERILEEVDGVAIVGTARDGAAAIRMASEVSPDLVLLDIVMPGLDGLSALRTIKSMHPRIEVAMVSSVSGDAQKAEEAFRLGACQVLGKPFDPEVIESLVENVRVAAGNPPASMEEGEG, from the coding sequence ATGGCGCGAAAGATCAACGTCTTGCTGGTGGACGACAGCCGTACGGTGCTGGCGCAGCTCGAGCGGATTCTCGAGGAGGTCGACGGTGTCGCGATCGTCGGCACGGCGCGCGACGGCGCGGCCGCGATCCGCATGGCGTCCGAGGTCTCGCCCGACCTCGTCCTCCTCGACATCGTGATGCCGGGTCTCGACGGACTCTCCGCGCTCCGCACGATCAAGTCGATGCATCCCCGGATCGAGGTCGCGATGGTGTCGTCCGTGAGCGGGGATGCGCAGAAGGCCGAAGAGGCGTTCAGGCTCGGTGCCTGTCAGGTCCTGGGCAAGCCCTTCGATCCCGAGGTGATCGAGTCGCTCGTCGAGAACGTGCGCGTCGCCGCCGGGAATCCTCCGGCTTCGATGGAAGAGGGGGAGGGCTGA
- a CDS encoding dienelactone hydrolase family protein, producing MTTTIEDVERGRFHRPAGDDDLPGLVLVHDVWGLSDHSRALAADWAREGFAVLEIDLYRRFAAVEIEDVGAWIRGLSDPDVVADLAAGADWLVNESGVCRGRRVGITGVCMGGMFTLLAACLSDRFAAAAPFYGMLSYEEGMLAADGERDRTRKPVSPIEGAEGLRCPTLASFGREDGFIPESDVDALEAGFARSGTRFEVDRYEGAGHAFLNRTRPEAYREDASAAAWSRVVPFMRNALQA from the coding sequence ATGACGACGACGATCGAAGACGTCGAACGGGGACGATTCCATCGGCCGGCGGGCGACGACGACCTGCCCGGACTCGTGCTCGTCCACGACGTCTGGGGCCTGTCGGATCACAGTCGGGCGCTGGCCGCGGACTGGGCGCGCGAGGGCTTCGCGGTCCTCGAGATCGATCTGTACCGGCGCTTCGCGGCCGTCGAGATCGAGGACGTCGGCGCGTGGATCCGCGGCCTCTCCGACCCGGACGTCGTGGCCGATCTCGCGGCGGGGGCGGATTGGCTCGTGAACGAGAGCGGCGTCTGCCGCGGGCGTCGCGTCGGGATCACCGGGGTCTGCATGGGCGGGATGTTCACGCTGCTCGCCGCGTGTCTCTCGGATCGCTTCGCGGCCGCAGCGCCCTTCTATGGGATGCTGTCCTACGAAGAAGGCATGCTCGCCGCCGATGGAGAGCGCGACCGCACGCGCAAGCCGGTCTCGCCGATCGAAGGGGCGGAGGGGCTCCGGTGCCCGACGCTCGCGTCGTTCGGACGCGAGGACGGCTTCATCCCGGAGTCCGACGTCGATGCGCTCGAAGCGGGGTTCGCGCGAAGCGGCACGCGCTTCGAGGTCGACCGCTACGAAGGCGCCGGCCACGCCTTCCTCAACCGAACCCGCCCGGAGGCCTACCGCGAGGACGCCTCCGCCGCCGCCTGGTCGCGGGTCGTTCCGTTCATGCGGAACGCGCTCCAGGCATAG
- a CDS encoding EAL domain-containing protein codes for MIESLGFRARLLAAMLVVIVGLHAATSYVVLARAERQGEARAIAELDAGRRVFERLFEDREQRLLSTVGVLVTDFGLRSAVATKDAATVASALANHGRRVGASLAFLLDVDGDLVAVDPAQASLDTDTERLDRVVAEARDAGAASGVVFLRGQLQQIVLVPVKAPITVGWVGMGFELDVDLARELQGLTGLHVSFWSRRSPNGSVRLSSTLPLPDRRALAARLALDELDARAAGSENFEALGWFAQAVELGGGSDASFGAVLQTSYAAAMAPVVEQRRELVTFFAAAVALALASSLAVARRVTRPVSMLANAVEAVSAGDVRAEIDLPESRDEFGALARTFRIMQETVADREERILHESLHDRLTRLPNRAAVENELDRRLSGDEAFCVLHIDVAQLKDINGAFGATIGDELLVRSAERLAATAGITWLGRVGGDEFLAITEARDAVALEEVTRAACEQLEAPHEIRDVQVSVGVRVGTASVPADGRAVDEVMRRAEMALGLAKQSPSGIAAYLPGLEEANQRRIGIAIELERALEEGQLELHYQPKLDLVSARVVGVEALIRWTHPVMGRMNPEEFIGIAEQTGFIGNVSRWVLEVACRRIAQWSASGIDLVVSINLSAHDAGEPDLPERIAEVLRESGAPPERLTIEVTESAIMDHPEQAADVLARVREMGVGVSIDDFGTGHSSLAQLRTLPVDELKIDQAFVRNLREASADEAIIRATVELGHSLGLKVVAEGVEDRISWKILQRNGCDVAQGYWMGRPMPEDEFSIWLDRFEKEGLDA; via the coding sequence TTGATCGAGTCACTCGGCTTCCGCGCCCGGCTGCTCGCGGCGATGCTCGTCGTGATCGTCGGGCTGCACGCGGCGACGAGCTACGTCGTCCTCGCCCGCGCCGAGCGGCAGGGGGAGGCACGTGCCATCGCCGAGCTCGACGCCGGTCGTCGCGTCTTCGAGCGGCTGTTCGAAGATCGGGAGCAACGCCTGCTCTCGACCGTCGGCGTCCTGGTCACCGACTTCGGGTTGCGGAGTGCGGTCGCGACGAAGGACGCGGCGACGGTCGCGTCGGCGCTCGCCAACCATGGTCGTCGCGTCGGCGCGAGCCTGGCCTTCCTGCTCGACGTCGACGGCGACCTGGTGGCGGTCGATCCGGCGCAGGCGAGTCTCGACACGGACACCGAGCGCCTCGATCGCGTCGTCGCCGAGGCCCGAGATGCCGGCGCGGCCAGCGGGGTCGTCTTCCTCCGTGGGCAGCTGCAACAGATCGTGTTGGTCCCCGTCAAGGCGCCGATCACGGTCGGTTGGGTGGGCATGGGCTTCGAGCTCGACGTCGATCTTGCGCGCGAGCTGCAGGGGCTCACCGGACTCCACGTCTCGTTCTGGTCGCGTCGCTCTCCGAACGGATCCGTTCGACTCTCGTCGACGCTCCCCCTGCCGGACCGCAGGGCGCTCGCCGCGCGGCTCGCGCTCGACGAACTCGACGCCCGCGCCGCAGGCTCCGAGAACTTCGAGGCGCTGGGCTGGTTCGCGCAGGCGGTCGAGCTGGGCGGAGGTTCCGACGCGAGCTTCGGGGCGGTGTTGCAGACGTCCTATGCCGCCGCGATGGCGCCGGTCGTCGAACAGCGACGCGAACTCGTGACCTTCTTCGCGGCCGCCGTCGCGCTCGCGCTCGCGTCTTCCCTCGCGGTCGCGCGACGCGTGACGCGTCCGGTCTCGATGCTCGCCAATGCCGTCGAGGCCGTCTCGGCGGGCGACGTCCGTGCCGAGATCGACCTGCCGGAATCGCGCGACGAGTTCGGTGCGCTCGCGCGTACGTTTCGGATCATGCAGGAGACCGTCGCGGATCGCGAGGAGCGGATCCTGCACGAGAGTCTTCACGATCGGCTGACGCGCCTGCCGAATCGCGCCGCAGTCGAGAACGAGCTCGACCGACGTCTCTCGGGAGACGAGGCCTTCTGCGTGCTCCACATCGACGTGGCGCAGCTGAAGGACATCAATGGCGCGTTCGGCGCCACGATCGGCGACGAGCTGCTGGTGCGGAGCGCGGAGCGACTCGCGGCGACGGCTGGAATCACGTGGCTCGGCCGCGTCGGGGGTGACGAGTTCCTCGCGATCACCGAGGCGCGGGACGCCGTCGCGCTCGAAGAAGTCACCCGCGCGGCGTGTGAGCAGCTCGAGGCGCCGCACGAGATTCGCGACGTCCAGGTGTCGGTCGGTGTTCGCGTCGGAACGGCCAGCGTTCCCGCGGATGGTCGCGCCGTCGACGAGGTCATGCGCAGGGCGGAGATGGCGCTCGGGCTGGCGAAACAATCGCCGTCCGGGATCGCCGCCTACCTGCCTGGTCTGGAAGAGGCGAATCAACGTCGGATCGGAATCGCGATCGAGCTGGAACGTGCGCTCGAAGAAGGCCAGCTCGAGCTCCACTACCAGCCGAAGCTCGACCTCGTCTCGGCGCGGGTCGTCGGCGTCGAGGCCTTGATTCGTTGGACCCATCCGGTCATGGGGCGAATGAATCCGGAGGAGTTCATCGGGATCGCCGAGCAGACCGGCTTCATCGGGAACGTCTCGCGCTGGGTTCTCGAGGTCGCGTGTCGACGGATCGCTCAGTGGTCGGCGAGCGGGATCGATCTCGTCGTGAGCATCAATCTTTCCGCCCACGACGCCGGCGAGCCAGATCTGCCCGAGCGGATCGCCGAGGTGCTCCGAGAGAGCGGTGCGCCGCCCGAACGGCTCACGATCGAGGTGACCGAGAGCGCGATCATGGATCACCCCGAGCAGGCGGCGGACGTCCTGGCGCGAGTGCGCGAGATGGGCGTCGGCGTCTCGATCGACGACTTCGGGACGGGGCATTCGTCGCTGGCGCAGCTGCGGACCCTCCCGGTGGACGAACTCAAGATCGATCAGGCCTTCGTCCGGAATCTCCGGGAAGCCTCCGCCGACGAGGCCATCATCCGGGCGACCGTCGAGCTCGGACACAGTCTCGGACTCAAGGTTGTCGCCGAGGGCGTCGAAGACCGCATCAGTTGGAAGATCCTGCAGCGAAACGGCTGCGACGTCGCGCAGGGCTACTGGATGGGGCGGCCCATGCCGGAAGACGAGTTCTCGATCTGGCTCGATCGATTCGAGAAGGAGGGCCTCGATGCGTGA
- a CDS encoding NUDIX hydrolase: MAEETQQEHAARLERWAKEGRTGLPPILAATVILLRDGPTGLETLMLKRNSKIVFGGMWVFPGGRLDDADWSGVPAGDELAASRQAASREAMEESGLAVEVDSMVPFSHWTPPPIQPKRFLTWFFAARAGSGEVAIDDGEIKQSEWLSPRAALERQATKEIELAPPTFVTLMDLMAFDAVDSALAAAADRTPERYATKIGVLDGVGPVSIWHGDAGYAEGNPHVTGPRHRLTMAKGGPWTFERSR, from the coding sequence ATGGCGGAAGAGACCCAGCAAGAACACGCCGCCCGCCTCGAACGGTGGGCGAAGGAAGGCAGGACCGGGCTTCCGCCCATCCTCGCGGCGACGGTGATCCTGTTGCGCGACGGACCGACGGGGCTCGAGACGCTGATGTTGAAGCGGAACTCGAAGATCGTCTTCGGCGGGATGTGGGTCTTCCCGGGAGGCCGACTCGACGACGCCGACTGGTCCGGCGTGCCCGCCGGCGACGAGCTCGCCGCCTCGCGACAAGCCGCTTCTCGTGAAGCGATGGAGGAGTCGGGGCTCGCCGTCGAGGTCGATTCGATGGTGCCCTTCTCCCATTGGACGCCGCCGCCGATCCAGCCCAAGCGGTTCCTGACCTGGTTCTTCGCCGCGCGGGCGGGTTCGGGTGAGGTCGCGATCGACGACGGGGAGATCAAGCAGTCCGAGTGGCTCTCGCCGCGCGCGGCCCTCGAGCGGCAGGCGACCAAGGAGATCGAACTCGCGCCGCCGACCTTCGTGACGCTCATGGATCTGATGGCCTTCGACGCCGTGGATTCCGCGCTCGCCGCCGCGGCAGATCGGACGCCGGAGCGTTACGCGACGAAGATCGGCGTGCTCGACGGAGTCGGGCCGGTGTCGATCTGGCACGGGGACGCGGGCTACGCCGAAGGGAATCCCCACGTCACCGGTCCGCGCCATCGCCTCACGATGGCGAAGGGCGGGCCCTGGACTTTCGAGCGGAGTCGCTGA
- a CDS encoding group 1 truncated hemoglobin yields the protein MRNHTHRTTSLRARAVLGATLWLALSTFVTGCAEIPQLDRRPLYVQLGGVEGVDRVADRFVRELATDPNTRPHFEGIDARRFRSQIAAHLCEIADGPCTYDGDSMLEVHRGMEIDQRAFNATVECLIRAMESLRVPVPAQNRLLARLAPMHADIVTSRAKARYPTLDAPASSE from the coding sequence ATGCGGAACCACACCCATCGAACGACGAGTCTCCGGGCGCGCGCCGTGCTGGGGGCGACCCTTTGGCTCGCGCTCTCGACGTTCGTGACGGGCTGCGCCGAGATTCCTCAGCTCGACCGGCGACCGCTCTACGTCCAGCTCGGGGGCGTCGAGGGCGTCGATCGGGTCGCGGACCGTTTCGTGCGCGAGCTCGCGACCGACCCGAACACCCGACCGCACTTCGAGGGGATCGATGCGCGTCGCTTCCGTTCTCAGATCGCGGCCCATCTCTGCGAGATCGCGGATGGCCCCTGCACCTACGACGGCGACTCGATGCTCGAAGTCCATCGGGGGATGGAGATCGATCAGCGCGCGTTCAACGCCACCGTGGAGTGTCTGATCCGGGCGATGGAGTCGCTCCGGGTGCCAGTGCCCGCTCAGAACCGCCTGCTCGCCCGGCTCGCGCCGATGCACGCAGACATCGTCACGTCGCGGGCGAAGGCGCGCTATCCGACCCTCGACGCGCCCGCTTCGAGCGAGTAG
- a CDS encoding amidohydrolase family protein, translated as MNFVRSDEVEAIRKQLDHPVVDGDGHLIEYNPLVRDFLVEIAGEEVAQGFDQMLGGSALARQVPHEAKRGLGMTRFAWWGVPTRNTLDRATAMMPKLMYERMDELGLDYALLFPTYGLTVTATPDDSLRPALARAYNRYYAECYGEYRDRMEPVAAIPCFTPEEAIAELDYAVGELGLKAAMFSGVISRPIPGAEDVRGARWMDTLAHDSDYDYDPLWKRCEELGVAITFHASGMGWGSRMSRSNYVYNHIGNFASAGEAACRAMFFGGVARRFPNLRFGFLEGGVGWAANLFSDILGHYEKRNQDAIAHYDPAELDRGLIEQLLKEHAPAPVQGALDRLDDALLMLSDPEEDRALANEFAEAGIESTEDIKDVFEQKYFFGCEADDPMNAIAFDKAKIPMGARLNAIFASDIGHWDVPDFREVLPEAWELVDDGHLDREDFRAFTCDNAIALLGGARPDFFEGTVVEDYAKQRLGGA; from the coding sequence ATGAATTTCGTTCGCAGCGATGAAGTCGAGGCCATCCGGAAGCAGCTGGACCATCCCGTCGTCGACGGCGATGGCCATCTGATCGAGTACAACCCGTTGGTCCGGGACTTCCTCGTCGAGATCGCGGGGGAGGAAGTCGCCCAGGGCTTCGACCAGATGCTCGGGGGCAGCGCGCTCGCGCGACAGGTTCCGCACGAGGCGAAGCGCGGCCTCGGCATGACGCGCTTCGCGTGGTGGGGCGTGCCGACCCGGAACACGCTCGACCGGGCGACCGCGATGATGCCGAAGCTCATGTACGAACGGATGGACGAGCTCGGCCTCGACTACGCCCTGCTCTTCCCGACGTATGGGCTGACGGTCACGGCGACACCCGACGATTCGCTGCGCCCGGCCCTCGCTCGCGCCTACAACCGCTACTACGCGGAGTGCTACGGCGAGTACCGGGATCGGATGGAGCCCGTCGCGGCGATCCCGTGCTTCACGCCGGAAGAGGCGATCGCGGAGCTCGACTACGCGGTCGGCGAGCTCGGGCTCAAGGCCGCGATGTTCTCCGGCGTGATCTCGCGACCGATCCCCGGCGCCGAGGACGTGCGGGGTGCGCGCTGGATGGACACCCTCGCGCACGATTCGGACTACGACTACGACCCGCTCTGGAAGCGCTGCGAGGAACTCGGCGTCGCGATCACGTTTCACGCGAGCGGAATGGGCTGGGGCTCGCGCATGTCGCGGAGCAACTACGTCTACAACCACATCGGGAACTTCGCGAGCGCCGGCGAAGCCGCCTGCCGCGCGATGTTCTTCGGCGGCGTGGCCCGGCGGTTCCCGAACCTCCGCTTCGGCTTCCTCGAGGGCGGCGTCGGGTGGGCGGCCAACCTCTTCTCGGACATCCTCGGCCACTACGAGAAGCGCAACCAGGACGCGATCGCCCACTACGATCCCGCCGAGCTCGACCGCGGTCTGATCGAGCAGCTCCTCAAGGAGCATGCCCCGGCGCCGGTCCAGGGTGCCCTCGATCGGCTCGACGACGCGCTGCTCATGCTGAGCGACCCGGAGGAGGACCGCGCCCTCGCGAACGAGTTCGCGGAAGCGGGCATCGAGTCGACGGAGGACATCAAGGACGTCTTCGAGCAGAAGTACTTCTTCGGATGTGAAGCGGACGATCCGATGAACGCGATCGCGTTCGACAAGGCGAAGATCCCGATGGGTGCCCGGCTCAACGCGATCTTCGCCAGCGACATCGGCCACTGGGACGTGCCGGATTTCCGGGAGGTCCTGCCCGAGGCCTGGGAGCTCGTCGACGACGGCCATCTCGACCGGGAGGACTTCCGCGCCTTCACCTGCGACAACGCGATCGCGCTGCTCGGCGGTGCGCGACCGGACTTCTTCGAGGGAACGGTCGTCGAGGACTACGCGAAGCAGAGGCTCGGCGGCGCCTGA
- a CDS encoding DUF3034 family protein, with product MRRAGPRIALGVIAALLAASPAAAGGRLLATGGATQIEGSAGSGIVPWAVIAGTGTDSEVGGSAFGTGVFVDDLRLASFGAAIGLYDRVELSFAHQRLEVRPLDELIKQNVFGVKVRVAGDLVYGSLPAIAVGAQFKHVLDFDVPRLVGADDDWGVDLYAGVSKVYLGALAGHNVLLNGVVRASRANELGLLGFGGPGRDNYQFHFEGTAAIFLTRRVLLGYDFRHKNSNLRAFDEDPWHDVFLAVVPSHHFKLVAAYGRFGQVAGLGHQDGGYLSIQGSF from the coding sequence ATGAGACGGGCGGGCCCTCGCATCGCGCTGGGCGTGATCGCCGCGCTCCTGGCGGCGTCACCGGCGGCGGCGGGCGGGCGTCTGCTGGCGACCGGAGGCGCGACCCAGATCGAGGGCTCCGCCGGGAGTGGGATCGTCCCGTGGGCCGTGATCGCGGGGACCGGGACGGACTCCGAGGTCGGCGGATCGGCCTTCGGTACGGGCGTCTTCGTGGATGATCTGCGGCTCGCGAGCTTCGGCGCTGCGATCGGGCTCTACGACCGCGTGGAGCTCTCCTTCGCGCACCAGCGCCTCGAGGTCCGCCCCCTCGACGAGCTGATCAAGCAGAACGTGTTCGGCGTGAAGGTGCGCGTCGCGGGTGACCTCGTCTACGGATCGCTGCCGGCGATCGCGGTCGGTGCGCAGTTCAAACACGTCCTCGACTTCGACGTCCCGCGGCTGGTCGGCGCGGACGACGACTGGGGCGTCGATCTCTACGCGGGAGTGAGCAAGGTCTACCTGGGCGCGCTGGCGGGGCACAACGTGCTGCTCAACGGCGTCGTCCGAGCGAGCCGGGCCAACGAGCTCGGGCTGCTCGGATTCGGCGGACCCGGTCGCGACAACTACCAGTTCCACTTCGAGGGGACCGCGGCGATCTTCCTCACGCGCCGCGTGCTCCTGGGCTACGACTTCCGCCACAAGAACAGCAATCTGCGCGCCTTCGACGAAGACCCGTGGCACGACGTCTTCCTGGCCGTCGTTCCGAGTCACCACTTCAAGCTCGTCGCGGCCTACGGACGCTTCGGGCAGGTCGCCGGCCTGGGGCACCAGGACGGGGGCTATCTCTCGATCCAGGGGAGCTTCTGA
- a CDS encoding CoA ester lyase: protein MRSAKDFFQPMALGAPEPLREIPFKPSRMIHFFDPSNAKMATKIPDIAKKCDVLLGNLEDAIQADNKIAAREGLVKIGNETDFGSCQLWTRVNSLDSPWFLDDVMTLVEGLGNKLDVIMVPKVEGAWDIHYVDRLLAQLEARHRLEKPLMIHAILETALGVANVEEICAASPRMQGLSLGPADLAASRRMKTTRVGGGHPGYVVRTDPDAANPDAPRPTAQQDLWHYTMARMVDACNANGILPYYGPFGDIKDTVACEDQFRNAFLMGCVGTWSLHPVQIDIAKKVFSPPVDEVLWAKKVIDEMGDGTGAVMIDGKMQDDATVKQCRVMVELARMLCENDDELREAYGF, encoded by the coding sequence ATGCGAAGCGCGAAAGACTTCTTTCAGCCGATGGCGCTCGGTGCGCCCGAGCCCCTCCGCGAGATCCCCTTCAAGCCCTCGCGGATGATCCACTTCTTCGATCCCAGCAACGCGAAGATGGCGACGAAGATCCCGGACATCGCCAAGAAGTGCGACGTCCTGCTCGGAAACCTCGAGGATGCGATCCAGGCGGACAACAAGATCGCGGCGCGCGAGGGCCTCGTGAAGATCGGCAACGAGACCGACTTCGGGAGCTGCCAGCTCTGGACCCGCGTGAACAGCCTCGACTCGCCCTGGTTCCTCGACGACGTCATGACCCTCGTCGAAGGGCTCGGCAACAAGCTCGACGTGATCATGGTCCCGAAGGTCGAGGGGGCCTGGGACATCCACTACGTCGACCGCCTGCTGGCCCAGCTCGAGGCGCGCCACCGCCTCGAGAAGCCGCTGATGATCCACGCGATCCTCGAGACGGCCCTCGGCGTCGCGAACGTCGAGGAGATCTGCGCCGCGAGCCCGCGGATGCAGGGCCTCTCGCTCGGGCCGGCGGACCTCGCCGCCAGCCGCCGCATGAAGACGACCCGCGTCGGCGGCGGCCACCCGGGATACGTCGTCCGCACGGACCCCGACGCCGCGAACCCCGACGCCCCGCGCCCGACCGCGCAGCAGGACCTCTGGCACTACACGATGGCCCGCATGGTCGACGCGTGTAACGCCAACGGCATCCTCCCCTACTACGGCCCCTTCGGCGACATCAAGGACACGGTCGCCTGCGAGGACCAGTTCCGGAACGCCTTCCTGATGGGCTGCGTCGGCACCTGGAGCCTCCACCCCGTTCAGATCGACATCGCCAAGAAGGTATTCTCGCCACCGGTCGACGAGGTCCTCTGGGCCAAGAAGGTCATCGACGAGATGGGCGACGGCACCGGCGCGGTCATGATCGACGGCAAGATGCAGGACGACGCGACGGTCAAGCAGTGTCGCGTCATGGTCGAGCTCGCGCGCATGCTCTGCGAGAACGACGACGAGCTGCGGGAAGCGTACGGGTTCTAG
- a CDS encoding MaoC family dehydratase, producing MAEETSEPTKIIRKKTGNFLEDFKPGQIFRHKGGKTITEGLFTTFTEFAMTTHPFAKNARYARAYGFEGMVCPPGVVMLVAFSQTVEDISENARANLEYIDMKFGAPVYIGDTLEVETKVLGVKCSKSRPNLGVVHVQSTARKNLGADDEAIVATWQRKVQVYKGDDDAVVEDFLIDADDIDCELFIPPYAGPELKEMAHLTSPDSYFEDLEIGSRIEHSRGRTVTDEHIAMTAILDNTSQVHCNQYMIDLDPKQYVGGQLIIFGGIPFTLCLGLSCPDVGDNTLGDVIYTTGKHTAPLQAGDTVFAATQLLDKCDYPGRDDLGLVSTRLFGYKFVKEEGHTSEDAPDGWKKVQIFELDRQIAVKRRSHYA from the coding sequence ATGGCCGAAGAGACGTCCGAACCCACGAAGATCATCCGAAAGAAGACCGGCAACTTCCTCGAGGACTTCAAGCCGGGACAGATCTTCCGACACAAGGGCGGCAAGACGATCACGGAAGGTCTCTTCACGACCTTCACCGAGTTCGCGATGACGACCCATCCCTTCGCCAAGAACGCCCGCTACGCCAGGGCGTACGGCTTCGAGGGCATGGTCTGCCCGCCCGGCGTGGTGATGCTCGTGGCGTTCAGCCAGACGGTCGAAGACATCTCCGAGAACGCCCGCGCGAACCTCGAGTACATCGACATGAAGTTCGGCGCGCCGGTCTACATCGGTGACACCCTCGAGGTCGAGACCAAGGTTCTCGGCGTGAAGTGTTCGAAGAGCCGCCCGAACCTGGGCGTCGTCCACGTCCAGTCGACCGCGCGCAAGAACCTCGGAGCGGACGACGAAGCGATCGTCGCGACCTGGCAGCGCAAGGTCCAGGTCTACAAGGGGGACGACGATGCGGTCGTCGAGGATTTCCTGATCGACGCCGACGACATCGACTGCGAGCTCTTCATCCCGCCCTACGCGGGCCCCGAGCTCAAGGAGATGGCCCACCTGACGAGCCCCGACTCCTACTTCGAGGACCTCGAGATCGGCTCGCGCATCGAACACAGCCGCGGGCGAACCGTGACCGACGAGCACATCGCCATGACGGCGATCCTCGACAACACGAGCCAGGTCCACTGCAACCAGTACATGATCGACCTCGACCCCAAGCAGTACGTCGGCGGCCAGCTGATCATCTTCGGCGGCATCCCGTTCACGCTCTGCCTCGGCCTCTCCTGCCCGGACGTCGGCGACAACACCCTCGGCGACGTGATCTACACGACGGGCAAGCACACGGCGCCGCTCCAGGCGGGCGACACGGTCTTCGCGGCGACCCAGCTCCTCGACAAGTGCGACTACCCGGGCCGCGACGATCTCGGCCTCGTGAGCACCCGGCTCTTCGGGTACAAGTTCGTCAAGGAAGAGGGGCATACCTCGGAGGATGCGCCGGACGGCTGGAAGAAGGTGCAGATCTTCGAGCTCGATCGGCAGATCGCGGTGAAGCGGCGGTCCCACTACGCTTGA
- a CDS encoding chemotaxis protein CheX codes for MAVKFFGQFLIDQGEIDASHLREALDLMEDTNPTLGELAIECGYMTQRQATQVSAAQRNQDLPFGDLAVKMGFLGSDQLVDVVQRQATQRLPVGQALVRLGYLDADRLGMLLDAYKADQAPYDVAEPDLPDALANHRATKYVLELLPRFLMRVARMQAKLGEIQAFASVPPFAEVCVSVHVKGVRGLEVALVSDNAFAEALAMAASGLQPSDLDPEMVADGVGEFLNVLGGNAVSAVTKEGQRVELGPPDYDAQLADGWIVELAVGTGRAALVLSTF; via the coding sequence ATGGCGGTCAAGTTCTTCGGCCAGTTCCTCATCGACCAGGGAGAGATCGACGCGAGCCACCTTCGCGAAGCCCTCGATCTGATGGAGGACACGAATCCCACGCTCGGCGAGCTCGCGATCGAGTGCGGCTACATGACGCAGCGCCAGGCCACCCAGGTCAGCGCCGCGCAGCGGAATCAAGATCTTCCCTTCGGTGATCTCGCCGTGAAGATGGGCTTCCTCGGCTCGGATCAGCTGGTCGACGTCGTGCAGCGCCAGGCGACCCAGCGCCTGCCGGTCGGTCAGGCACTGGTCCGGCTCGGCTACCTCGACGCCGACCGCCTCGGCATGCTGCTCGACGCGTACAAGGCGGACCAGGCTCCCTACGACGTCGCGGAACCGGACCTGCCGGACGCCCTCGCGAATCACCGCGCGACCAAGTACGTCCTCGAGCTGCTCCCGCGCTTCCTCATGCGGGTCGCGCGCATGCAGGCGAAGCTCGGCGAGATCCAGGCATTCGCGAGCGTGCCCCCCTTCGCCGAGGTCTGCGTCTCGGTCCACGTGAAGGGCGTGCGCGGTCTCGAGGTCGCCCTCGTCTCGGACAACGCGTTCGCCGAGGCGCTCGCCATGGCCGCCAGCGGCCTCCAGCCCTCCGACCTCGATCCCGAGATGGTCGCGGACGGGGTGGGCGAGTTCCTGAACGTCCTCGGCGGCAACGCCGTGAGCGCGGTGACGAAGGAAGGCCAGCGGGTCGAGCTCGGTCCGCCGGACTACGATGCGCAGCTCGCGGACGGCTGGATCGTCGAGCTCGCGGTCGGCACCGGGCGAGCGGCCCTGGTGCTCAGCACGTTCTGA